Genomic segment of Bacillota bacterium:
TCGCTGCGTTCGAGGTAGTTGAGCAGGCCCCGGCGCTGCCCGATGAGTTTGTAGAGCCCTCGCCGGCTGTGAAAGTCCTTGCGGTGCACCTTGAGGTGTTCCGTGAGGTCGTTGATGCGCTGGGTCAGAAGAGCGATCTGGACCTCAGGGGAGCCCGTGTCCCCTTCGTGCCGGCGGAACTCCTGGATCAGGTTCTCCTTGACCTCTTTGTTGAGTGGCATGCCTGAAGCATCCTCCTTCTCTACTCTGGAAGCGCCCGCAGCCCAAACCCGGTGCGGAGGACGAGAACGCCGGGTTCGAGCGACGGGTTTCGCGCGCTCACTCTATCACACTCCGGGCCTCTGCTGAAGATGCGGCTCACGCGCCGCAGCGAAGTAGGCCAGGGCGGACCTGCGGTCTGCCTCGATCTGGGCCGCGAGCTTTTGGGCGCTTTCAAAGCGTACGATGGGCCGCAGCTTCTGGAGCAGGTCCACGGACACCTGCCGGCCGTACAGTTCCCACCACCCTTCGAGGACATGCACCTCAAGCCAGCGCCGCGCGTCCTGGCCAAAGGTGGGACGAGCGCTGATCACCGCGAGGGCCGGCATGCCGTCGAGAAGCGCCAGGTACACCCCGTCGGCCGGCACAAGCTGCAGCGGATCCGGCCGCACGTTGGCGGTGGGGTAGCCCAGAGCGCGCCCCCGGCCGTCCCCTTTTACGACGACCCCGCCGACCCGGTAGGCCCTGCCGAGGAGCCGGGCCGCCTCCTTTACGTCGCCTTCTTGAAGCAGCCGGCGAATCTCGCTCGACGAGACGACGCGCCCGCCGCTTTCGACGGGCTGGACAATCCGAACCGCCAGGCCCGCTTTCTCACCGAACCGCTCGAGCGTGGCTGCCGACCCGCTGCGGTTGCGCCCGAATCCGAAGTTGAACCCCGCCACCACCCCTCGAGCACGGAGCTGCCGGCGCAAGACGCAATCGACGAACGTCTCGGCGTCCAGCGCCGCGAGCTTGCGGTCGAAGGTGATGACGGCCACGGCGGCCGCTCCGCTTTGGAGGAGCAGCCGCACACGCTCGGGCAGCGGCGTGAGGATGGGGAGCGCGGACGCCGGGTTCAACACGTGGCGCGGGTGCGGCTCGAAGGTGACCGCAACGCAGGCCGCGCCCTGTTTGAAGGCCAGTTCGGCCGCCTGCCCCACGATGGCCTGGTGCCCCAGGTGAACCCCATCGAAGGTCCCGATGGCAACCACCGTCTCCCCGGCGGGTGGCTCCGGGGGGTACCATCCGATGCGGGCGGGGTGAGCCGTCTCATCCGGCTCCAACAGATATCGATCGTTGCGCAGCAGACATCGCCCCTTCACGGGAGAGCGGCAGCCGATAGCAGCCGCTCCGGGCGCACGAGCACCCGGGCATCCGGGTGCTGGTCCAGCACGCCAACCCCGAAGAAGCGGCCCTCGCCGTCGTACAACCGCAACCGGTCGCCTTTCTGGAGGCTTGCCGGCCTGGGTACCGCGGGCGGCCACTCCACAGCAAGCCCGTTGCGAGCGCGCTTCAACTCGGCCCCCTCCAGGCGGACGGGCGGATAGTGCTGCAGCCCCGCGTCCATGGGCATCAGGTACTCGGCCAGCCGGTTCTGCCGGGAAGCCGCCTCGAGCTCCTCGAGGGTGGCGCTCTCTTCCAAGCGGAACGGCCCGCTGCGCGTCCTCACGAGGAAGCCCAGGTGGGCGCCGCATCCGAGCCGGTCGCCCACGTCGGCGCAGATGGTGCGGACGTACGTGCCCGAACTGCACGTGATGTCAAACAGCACCCGCGCCCCGAACCCGGCGTTCTCTGAGTGAGGCGGCCAGACCTCCACTACCTGTAAGTCGTAGACCTCGACGGTGCGGGCCGGGGGCTGGACTTCCACGCCCTCCCGCGCAAGCTCGTACAGCCTGCGCCCCTGGTAGTGAACGGCCGAAACCATGGGTGGGCGCTGCTGTATCGTGCCGATCATGCCCGCCAGGGCCGCATCCACTTCGCTCCACGGGATCTCGAACGCTTCGGCCACAGAAAGGGTCCGCCCCGCCGCGTCCTGGGAGTCGGTCCGGACGCCCAGCACCATCTCGGCGCGGTAAGCCTTCTCGGATTCCTGCAGGAAGGCC
This window contains:
- a CDS encoding bifunctional riboflavin kinase/FAD synthetase: MKGRCLLRNDRYLLEPDETAHPARIGWYPPEPPAGETVVAIGTFDGVHLGHQAIVGQAAELAFKQGAACVAVTFEPHPRHVLNPASALPILTPLPERVRLLLQSGAAAVAVITFDRKLAALDAETFVDCVLRRQLRARGVVAGFNFGFGRNRSGSAATLERFGEKAGLAVRIVQPVESGGRVVSSSEIRRLLQEGDVKEAARLLGRAYRVGGVVVKGDGRGRALGYPTANVRPDPLQLVPADGVYLALLDGMPALAVISARPTFGQDARRWLEVHVLEGWWELYGRQVSVDLLQKLRPIVRFESAQKLAAQIEADRRSALAYFAAAREPHLQQRPGV
- the rpsO gene encoding 30S ribosomal protein S15 → MPLNKEVKENLIQEFRRHEGDTGSPEVQIALLTQRINDLTEHLKVHRKDFHSRRGLYKLIGQRRGLLNYLERSDVQRYRELVERLGLRR
- the truB gene encoding tRNA pseudouridine(55) synthase TruB, which encodes MAETTIDGLLNLLKPPGMTSHDVVNVVRRLSGERRVGHAGTLDPGAAGVLVICVGQATRFAAFLQESEKAYRAEMVLGVRTDSQDAAGRTLSVAEAFEIPWSEVDAALAGMIGTIQQRPPMVSAVHYQGRRLYELAREGVEVQPPARTVEVYDLQVVEVWPPHSENAGFGARVLFDITCSSGTYVRTICADVGDRLGCGAHLGFLVRTRSGPFRLEESATLEELEAASRQNRLAEYLMPMDAGLQHYPPVRLEGAELKRARNGLAVEWPPAVPRPASLQKGDRLRLYDGEGRFFGVGVLDQHPDARVLVRPERLLSAAALP